The window TCCGACGCCAACCCCGAGAGGACTGCGCAGTGACGACGGCCCTGCCGAGGTCGCGAGACGACAAGCTCACTCCCGCCGAGATCTGCAAGGACCTGAAGATCTCGCGCTCTACCTTCTACGACTGGCGCGCGAAGGGGCGCGCCCCGCGCTGCATCAAGCTGCCCAACGGTGACCTCCGCATCCGCCGCAGCGACTACGAACACTGGCTGGATGATCGGGAGGACTGCGCCTGATGGACACCACGTACAACGTCAAGATCTGGAACATCAGGGTCTATCGGGGCAAGCGCAAGACGACGTATCACGTGCGCTGGGCACTGGACGGCAGGGAATGGGGCGCACCCTTTGACACACGAGCGCTCGCCGATGCTTTCCGCTCTGGGCTGGTCAGTGCCACAAGTCGCGGCGAGGCATTCAGCCTCATCACGGGGCGCCCCGTCTCGCACCAATCGGGAGCGAGCGCGGTGAACTGGTACGGCTTCGCCGTCCAGTTCGTTGATGCGCAATGGCGGCAGACCGCGGCCAACAGCCGTAGGAACACCGCGAAGACTCTGACGGCGGTGACCGTCGCGTTGCTGCGAACGCCACCCACTGTCTCCAGGCCAGTTGACGTGCGCACCGCGTTGAGGGAGTTCGCGTTCAACACGATGCGTAGGGAGGAGGCTCCACCCGAGGTGGTCATCATCCTGAAGTGGGTGGAACGCAACACTCTGTCTATGGCTGCTTGGGAGGACCCGGGCAAGCTTGATGAAGTCCTGCGCGCCTTGGGCACCAAGCTGGACGGCACGCGGGCCGCTGCCAGTTCAGTCAAGCGCAACCGGCGAAACCTGAACGTGGCCATGGAGTACGCGGTGAAGCACCGGGTTCTGCGTGCGAACCCTCTACCGAAAGGTAGAGGGGCGGTGCCCAAGACGTCGTCTGCCGTAGACAAGCGCGCTCTCCTCAACCCAGCGCAGGCCGCCCACCTTCTGGGCTGGATCCGCCGGCGCCCTCGTGGCGGCAAGCGGCTGCACGCGTTCTTCGCCACGATGTACTACGCCGGTCCACGCCCAGAAGAAGTGGTGGCGATGCGCGTCGCAGACGTCCGTCTGCCCGACGAAGGCGCCACCGACCAATGGTGCGAGCTGTTGTTCCACACAGCGCAGCCGGAGGTCGGGAAAAACTGGACCGACGACGGGGCGATACACGAAGAGCGTGGTTTGAAGGGGCGCGCTGCGGATGACACTCGTGGCGTTCCCGGTCATCCCTCGCTGACGCGGATCCTCCGCGACCACATCGAAGCGGAGAGCCTTAAGCCGGGCGACATCCTGTTCCAGGGCGAGAAGGGGGACCTCCTCGCGAGCCGCGTCATCCGCCGAGCGTGGCGCAGTGCCCGTCAAGAGGTTCTCGCCCCGCACGAGTTCGAGTCTCCGACAGGAAAGCGCGTGTACGACCTGCGCCACACCCGTCTGACCAAGTGGCTCAACGACGGGATCCCGGCGGCACAGGTCGCCGAGTGGGCAGGCAACAGCGTGCCGATCCTCCTGGCCACCTACGCCCGCTGCGTGTCCGGCCAGCTCCCGGATCTCAAGAGGAGGATGGAGGCAGGGGAGGACCTCCCCGACCTGCCTGAGGCAGGCTGAGCGGCTCCGGGAAACTTCGCCACGTATTTGCCGTAGCCACCCGCAGGAACCCGGTGACAGCCGGACAGTGCCGGACCTTCCCTATGGTCTATGGGGGTGGGTCCGGCGCTTTTCTGCGTAGCCAGGAAACAGGCTCTGACCAGCGCAAAGGCTTGCCTCATGGGAGGGCTCTCAACGAGTGTTCTCGGTAGTGCCCGAAAGTGCGGCCGGGTGCTGGAGAGTCACCCGGCCCGTACTGCCACAATGGGGGTGTGACCCGCGCATCCCTGAACAAGCAGCCGCACGAAGTCGCCTCGATGTTCGACGACGTGGCGGAACGCTACGACCTGACGAACGACGTGCTGTCGCTCGGCCAGGACCGGGTGTGGCGCAAGGAGGTCGCGAAGGCGGTCGCCGCGCGGCCCGCGCAGAAGATCCTCGACCTGGCGGCGGGCACGGCCACGTCCTCGCTGCCGTTCGCGCGCACGGGTGCGTACGTCGTCCCCTGCGACTTCTCCCTCGGGATGCTCAGGGTCGGCAAGAAGAACCACCCCTGGCTGCCGCTCACCGCGGGCGACGCCACGAAGCTGCCGTTCAAGGACGACACGTTCGACGCGGTGACGATCTCCTTCGGCCTGCGGAACGTACAGGACACGGACACCGCGCTGCGCGAGCTGTACCGGGTGACCAAGCCCGGCGGACGCGTCGTGATCTGCGAGTTCTCGCACCCGACCTGGGCGCCGTTCCGCACGGTCTACACCGAGTACCTGATGCGCGCCCTCCCGCCGGTGGCCCGCGCGGTCTCCTCCAACCCCGACGCGTACGTCTACCTCGCCGAGTCCATCCGCGACTGGCCCGACCAGCCCGCCCTCGCCGACCGCCTCACCAAGGCAGGTTGGTCAAAGGTCGCCTGGCGCAACCTGACGGGCGGGGTAGTGGCCCTGCACAGGGGCTACAAGCAGACTCCGTAACCGGCTTGGTAGGGGCGCGAAGAGCTTTTAGGGCGCGGGGACGGCGCAATCTTTTGTCTTCCAGGGGCGCGAGAAGCTTTAGGGGCGCGGGGAACGGCGCAAACTTTGTCTTCCAGGGGCACGGAAAGCTTTTAGGGGCGCGGGGAACTGCGCGACCAGCCCCCACCGGCTCGCACATACCCACAACCTGAGGTCCCCTGCCCTCCTGGCGGAGCCGAATCGCTACCGCAGCACGGCAAACGGATCCCCCGGCTCATCAAGCTCCCGGTACAACCCCCCGGGCGGCGACCCACCCCGCCGAGGCTCCCGCACACCGGCCCCGCCCCCACCCTCACCCTCCCCGAAGTCGAACCACACAGTGACGACCGCACCCCGAGGCACCTCGGAACCGGGCAACGGATACTGCCGTACGACGTAATCGACAACGGTCAGATGGAAGTCGGGCCGATCCGGCGCGGCGAGCCGCACCCCTCGCGCCTCGGCCGTCTCGCGCGCGTCCACGGCCATCAGACCGACGAGCCGCGGCACGCGCACTTCGGGTGTCTTGCGTGGTATGCGCACAGACGTCACCCCCAGCGGTACCGGCAGAGTAAGCCCTGCCGAGCCGTGCCGGAAGGTGTCGGAAGCCCGGCCGAAAGCCCCCGGAATTCCCCGGAAACCCGGTGGGAACCCGGCGGGAGCCTGGCCGGAAACCGTCAGAGCGCCAACCGGTAGCAGTGCCCCAACTGGTCCGACGTCTCCGTCGTGAACGTCTCGGCCAGTTCCATCCCGAGGCGTCTGGTCACCGCGATCGAGCGTTCGTTGCGGGAGTTCACCATGGCCACCACGCTGGGTACGCCCGTCGCCCGCACCCGTTCCAGCGTGATCCGCGCGGCCGTCGTGACGTACCCCTTGCCCCAGTGCCTGCGCCCGAGTCGCCAGCCGATCTCGATCTCACCCTTCGGCCCCCAGTCGCGCGGCCACGGCTGGGCGCCGGTGAAGCCCATGACCTGCCCCTCCCCGTCGAGCATGGTCCACAGGCAGAAGCCGTACTCGGCGTCGTGCCGGCGCTGCCGGGCGGTCAGTTCCTCGTAGAAGGACAGCTCGGCCGGTTTTCCGCCGTGGAACTCCATCACGTCCGGGTCGTCGAAGACCCGGTGCCAGGCATACGCGTCCTCGTCGGTCGGGACGCGCAGGTGTACCACGGGGAGAGCTCGGTTCACGGGGCAGCCCTTCAGCCAGGTGATCAGTACCGCTGCATAGACTGCCCATGTCCCGTGCCCCTCAGCACGCGGATTTCGAGACTTCGCACTTCGAGACCTAGAGCCTTCGAGACTTGGGGAGAACCCGCCGTGACCGAGTCCCAGCCCCTCTCCGAACACACCGCCGATGTGATCGTCGTCGGGGCCGGGCCAGCCGGTTCCACCACCGCCTACTACTTGGCCAAGGCCGGACTGGACGTCCTGCTCCTCGAAAAGACCGCGTTCCCGCGGGAGAAGGTGTGCGGTGACGGGCTGACGCCGCGCGCCACCAAACAGCTCGTCTCCATGGGAATCGACATCTCGGAGGAGGCGGGCTGGCTCCGGAACAAGGGGCTCCGCATCATCGGCGGCGGCGTCCGCCTCCAGCTGGACTGGCCGGATCTCGCCGCCTACCCCGACTACGGACTCGTACGGAAGCGGGACGACTTCGACGAGCAGTTGGCCCGGCAGGCGC is drawn from Streptomyces liliifuscus and contains these coding sequences:
- a CDS encoding helix-turn-helix transcriptional regulator; protein product: MTTALPRSRDDKLTPAEICKDLKISRSTFYDWRAKGRAPRCIKLPNGDLRIRRSDYEHWLDDREDCA
- a CDS encoding tyrosine-type recombinase/integrase, producing the protein MDTTYNVKIWNIRVYRGKRKTTYHVRWALDGREWGAPFDTRALADAFRSGLVSATSRGEAFSLITGRPVSHQSGASAVNWYGFAVQFVDAQWRQTAANSRRNTAKTLTAVTVALLRTPPTVSRPVDVRTALREFAFNTMRREEAPPEVVIILKWVERNTLSMAAWEDPGKLDEVLRALGTKLDGTRAAASSVKRNRRNLNVAMEYAVKHRVLRANPLPKGRGAVPKTSSAVDKRALLNPAQAAHLLGWIRRRPRGGKRLHAFFATMYYAGPRPEEVVAMRVADVRLPDEGATDQWCELLFHTAQPEVGKNWTDDGAIHEERGLKGRAADDTRGVPGHPSLTRILRDHIEAESLKPGDILFQGEKGDLLASRVIRRAWRSARQEVLAPHEFESPTGKRVYDLRHTRLTKWLNDGIPAAQVAEWAGNSVPILLATYARCVSGQLPDLKRRMEAGEDLPDLPEAG
- a CDS encoding demethylmenaquinone methyltransferase; this encodes MTRASLNKQPHEVASMFDDVAERYDLTNDVLSLGQDRVWRKEVAKAVAARPAQKILDLAAGTATSSLPFARTGAYVVPCDFSLGMLRVGKKNHPWLPLTAGDATKLPFKDDTFDAVTISFGLRNVQDTDTALRELYRVTKPGGRVVICEFSHPTWAPFRTVYTEYLMRALPPVARAVSSNPDAYVYLAESIRDWPDQPALADRLTKAGWSKVAWRNLTGGVVALHRGYKQTP
- a CDS encoding PASTA domain-containing protein, translating into MTSVRIPRKTPEVRVPRLVGLMAVDARETAEARGVRLAAPDRPDFHLTVVDYVVRQYPLPGSEVPRGAVVTVWFDFGEGEGGGGAGVREPRRGGSPPGGLYRELDEPGDPFAVLR
- a CDS encoding GNAT family N-acetyltransferase produces the protein MNRALPVVHLRVPTDEDAYAWHRVFDDPDVMEFHGGKPAELSFYEELTARQRRHDAEYGFCLWTMLDGEGQVMGFTGAQPWPRDWGPKGEIEIGWRLGRRHWGKGYVTTAARITLERVRATGVPSVVAMVNSRNERSIAVTRRLGMELAETFTTETSDQLGHCYRLAL